A DNA window from Mycobacterium sp. IDR2000157661 contains the following coding sequences:
- a CDS encoding sensor domain-containing protein: MPVSPGRMILWCAAAVVIAGCTQTVGGAAIRAVPGIDEDSRSPIDVDTIMLDQSQMRAITGAGDDLTIIPTMDGKVPVDIDPLAESAPPQCRWVFAETETFGRAVEEFHKTTFQYPPQGGLISEGAAAYRDPPTARRAFDDLLARVEDCDATPLGAMFVGDWTAGPDILQLRLRSGCGRDYRVKSVVLVEVTACRFPDSVPEIVMINILANVPG; the protein is encoded by the coding sequence ATGCCCGTATCGCCAGGACGGATGATCCTGTGGTGCGCGGCGGCCGTGGTGATCGCGGGATGCACGCAGACCGTCGGTGGCGCTGCGATCCGCGCTGTGCCAGGCATCGACGAAGATTCTCGCTCGCCGATCGACGTCGACACGATCATGCTCGATCAATCGCAGATGCGCGCGATCACCGGGGCCGGTGACGACCTCACCATCATCCCGACGATGGACGGCAAGGTGCCCGTCGACATCGACCCGCTGGCCGAATCCGCTCCGCCGCAATGCCGCTGGGTGTTCGCCGAGACCGAGACCTTCGGGCGCGCCGTCGAGGAGTTCCACAAGACGACGTTCCAGTATCCGCCGCAGGGCGGACTGATCTCCGAAGGCGCCGCGGCCTACCGTGATCCCCCGACCGCACGACGCGCGTTCGACGACCTCCTTGCGCGCGTCGAGGATTGCGACGCAACGCCTTTGGGCGCGATGTTCGTCGGGGACTGGACCGCCGGCCCCGACATCCTGCAACTGCGCCTGCGCAGCGGCTGCGGTCGCGACTACCGGGTGAAGTCGGTGGTGCTCGTCGAGGTGACCGCGTGCCGGTTCCCCGACTCGGTACCCGAGATCGTGATGATCAACATCTTGGCCAACGTGCCGGGCTAG
- the mnmA gene encoding tRNA 2-thiouridine(34) synthase MnmA — protein sequence MRVLVAMSGGVDSSVAAARMVDAGHDVVGVHLALSAAPGTLRTGSRGCCSKEDAGDARRVADVLDIPFYVWDFADRFKEDVIDDFVSAYARGETPNPCVRCNERIKFSALAARALALGFDAVATGHYARLADGRLRRAVDADKDQSYVLAVLTAEQLRHAVFPIGDTPKSQIREEAARRGLAVADKPDSHDICFIPSGDTRAFLGARIGVRRGAVVDSGGTVLAEHEGVHGFTVGQRKGLGIAGPGPDGRPRYVTGIDADTATVRVGGAADLDVWTLTGERPVFTCGVAPAGPVECQVQVRAHGGLGDGVAELRGGRLVVELRSPLRGVASGQTMVLYRPDPDGDEVLGSATITR from the coding sequence ATGCGTGTGCTGGTGGCGATGAGCGGTGGCGTGGACTCCTCGGTCGCCGCCGCCCGGATGGTCGACGCGGGCCACGACGTCGTCGGTGTGCATCTGGCGTTGTCGGCCGCACCCGGGACGCTGCGCACGGGGTCGCGCGGGTGCTGCTCGAAGGAGGATGCCGGTGACGCCCGCCGGGTCGCCGACGTGCTCGATATCCCTTTCTACGTCTGGGATTTCGCCGACCGCTTCAAAGAGGACGTCATCGACGACTTCGTCTCGGCCTATGCGCGCGGCGAGACACCGAACCCCTGCGTGCGGTGCAACGAACGGATCAAGTTCTCGGCCTTGGCTGCTCGCGCCCTGGCGCTGGGGTTCGACGCGGTGGCCACCGGGCACTATGCGCGGCTGGCCGACGGCAGGCTGCGCCGCGCCGTCGACGCCGACAAGGACCAGTCGTATGTGCTCGCCGTCCTGACCGCCGAGCAGCTGCGCCACGCGGTGTTCCCGATCGGTGACACCCCCAAGTCGCAGATTCGCGAGGAGGCCGCGCGGCGCGGGCTTGCCGTCGCCGACAAGCCCGACAGCCACGACATCTGCTTCATCCCATCCGGCGACACGCGTGCCTTCCTGGGCGCCCGCATCGGTGTGCGCCGCGGCGCCGTCGTCGATTCCGGCGGGACGGTACTGGCCGAACACGAGGGCGTGCACGGGTTCACCGTGGGGCAGCGCAAGGGCCTCGGAATCGCCGGACCCGGACCCGACGGGCGGCCACGCTACGTCACCGGCATCGACGCCGACACCGCTACTGTGCGCGTCGGCGGCGCGGCAGACCTCGACGTGTGGACGCTGACCGGTGAGCGGCCCGTCTTCACCTGCGGTGTCGCACCCGCCGGACCGGTGGAATGCCAGGTGCAGGTGCGCGCGCACGGCGGGCTCGGCGACGGGGTGGCCGAACTGCGCGGCGGCCGGCTCGTCGTCGAGCTGCGATCGCCGCTACGGGGAGTGGCGTCGGGTCAGACCATGGTGCTCTACCGGCCCGACCCCGACGGCGACGAGGTGTTGGGCAGCGCGACGATCACTCGCTAG
- a CDS encoding cysteine desulfurase family protein: MTSKTAPDALRASGSPQVYLDHAASTPMHPIAIEAMTAALATAGNASSLHGSGRLARRHMEESRETLAHLLGARPSEVVFTAGGTESDNLAVKGIYWARRDADPRRRRIVTTPVEHHAVLDAVEWLVAHEGAEVTWLPVRTDGSVSPAALREALQDRDGAGDVALVSIMWANNEVGTIMPIDELAAVAAEFEVPMHSDAVQAVGQIPVGFAASGLSAMSITAHKFGGPKGVGALLLRRDTACVPLLHGGGQERDVRSGTPDVAGAVAMAAAAKVAVENLAANSARLQALRDRLVDGVLSTIDDVDVNGAAGSARLPGNSHFTFRGCEGDSLLMLLDAKGIECSTGSACTAGVAQPSHVLIAMGTDPVSARGSLRLSFGHTSTDADVDAVLAVLPAAVERARQAALASSGAVDFR, from the coding sequence ATGACCTCGAAAACTGCGCCAGATGCTCTTCGCGCAAGCGGCTCACCGCAGGTCTACCTCGATCACGCCGCCAGCACTCCGATGCACCCCATCGCCATCGAGGCGATGACGGCCGCGCTGGCGACGGCCGGTAATGCGTCCTCGCTGCACGGCAGTGGTCGATTGGCGCGCCGCCACATGGAGGAGTCGCGCGAGACGCTGGCGCACCTGCTCGGTGCCCGGCCCTCGGAGGTGGTCTTCACCGCGGGGGGCACCGAGAGCGACAACCTGGCCGTAAAGGGCATCTACTGGGCCCGCCGCGATGCCGACCCGCGTCGCAGGCGCATCGTCACCACACCGGTCGAGCACCACGCGGTGCTCGACGCGGTCGAGTGGCTGGTGGCGCACGAGGGCGCCGAGGTGACCTGGCTGCCGGTGCGCACGGACGGCTCGGTGTCGCCGGCGGCACTGCGGGAAGCGTTGCAGGACCGCGACGGCGCCGGCGACGTCGCCCTTGTCTCGATCATGTGGGCCAACAACGAGGTCGGCACGATCATGCCGATCGATGAATTGGCCGCCGTCGCGGCCGAGTTCGAGGTGCCGATGCACAGCGACGCGGTCCAGGCGGTCGGCCAGATCCCTGTCGGTTTCGCCGCCAGCGGCCTGTCGGCGATGAGCATCACCGCGCACAAGTTCGGCGGCCCCAAGGGGGTGGGCGCGTTGCTGCTGCGACGCGACACGGCTTGCGTGCCGCTGCTGCACGGGGGCGGTCAGGAACGCGACGTCCGTTCCGGCACACCCGATGTCGCCGGAGCCGTCGCGATGGCCGCTGCGGCGAAGGTCGCGGTGGAGAACCTGGCCGCCAACAGCGCCCGGCTGCAGGCACTGCGCGACCGGTTGGTCGACGGGGTCTTGTCGACGATCGATGACGTCGACGTCAACGGCGCCGCCGGCTCCGCGCGGCTGCCCGGTAACTCGCACTTCACGTTTCGCGGCTGCGAGGGAGACTCGCTGCTGATGTTGTTGGACGCCAAGGGCATCGAGTGCTCGACGGGCTCGGCATGCACCGCCGGCGTGGCACAGCCCTCGCACGTGCTGATCGCGATGGGCACCGATCCGGTGAGCGCACGCGGGTCGCTGCGGCTGTCGTTCGGCCACACCAGCACCGACGCCGACGTGGACGCCGTACTTGCAGTGTTACCCGCCGCGGTCGAACGCGCGCGGCAGGCGGCGCTGGCCAGTTCGGGAGCGGTGGATTTCCGATGA
- a CDS encoding lysophospholipid acyltransferase family protein → MSAAYSWVPKASCDVGCVTAGAADAGHRVVVALRVTARATFAVLLLAAAPLLALPAPGRSHVQRRYCRLMLRCLGVRITLSGRPIRNLQGVLVVSHHVSWVDIFTIGAVMPGRFVAKAELISWPGLELLARLMKVIPIERDNLRRLPEVVRTVAERLSIGQTVVAFPEGTTYCGLAYGQFRPAMFQAAVDSGRPVQPLRLTYHHRDGRPSTVAAYVGDDTLLASIRRLITARRTVARVHVESLQLPGTDRRELAARCAVAVRGQTVRPSPGHALAA, encoded by the coding sequence GTGAGCGCCGCCTACTCCTGGGTGCCCAAGGCGTCCTGCGACGTCGGCTGCGTCACCGCAGGAGCTGCCGACGCCGGACATCGTGTGGTCGTCGCGCTGCGCGTGACCGCCCGCGCCACGTTCGCGGTGCTGCTGTTGGCGGCCGCACCGCTGCTGGCGCTGCCTGCCCCCGGTCGCTCGCACGTCCAGCGCCGGTACTGCCGGCTGATGCTCCGATGCCTGGGCGTGCGAATCACCTTGTCCGGTAGACCGATTCGCAACCTGCAGGGGGTCCTCGTGGTCAGTCATCACGTGTCCTGGGTCGACATCTTCACGATCGGTGCGGTGATGCCAGGGCGGTTCGTCGCCAAGGCGGAGCTGATCAGCTGGCCCGGGCTGGAGCTGCTCGCCCGGCTGATGAAGGTGATTCCGATCGAGCGGGACAACCTGCGGCGGCTTCCCGAGGTGGTACGCACGGTCGCGGAGCGGTTGAGTATCGGCCAGACCGTCGTCGCATTCCCCGAGGGCACCACCTACTGCGGGTTGGCGTACGGGCAGTTCCGGCCCGCGATGTTCCAGGCCGCCGTGGACTCCGGCCGGCCGGTGCAGCCGCTGCGGCTGACCTACCACCACCGCGACGGGCGGCCGTCGACGGTGGCCGCCTACGTCGGGGACGACACGCTGTTGGCGTCCATCCGACGGCTCATCACGGCCAGACGCACGGTGGCTCGCGTGCATGTGGAGTCGCTGCAGCTTCCGGGCACCGACCGGCGCGAGCTCGCCGCCCGCTGCGCGGTCGCAGTTCGCGGGCAGACTGTCCGGCCGTCGCCCGGGCACGCGCTCGCGGCCTGA
- a CDS encoding GNAT family N-acetyltransferase yields the protein MSTASVLIAPDDVDRGPAPRYTLLLSTDAALVEAGQRLRHDVFTSEPGFAVSGASPGFEVGRDADRFDEHCDHLLVREDTSGELVGCYRMLPPAGAIAAGGLYTATEFDVRGLDALRPSLVEMGRAVVRADHRNGSVVLLMWAGILAYLDRCGYDYVTGCVSVPVLGTADEAPGAQIRGVRDFVRRRHGAPAQFTVHPYRPVTVDGKDLDDIEPPARVTVPPLMRGYLRLGAQVCGEPAHDPDFGVGDFPALLDKRRADTRYLRRLRSVGAATAMGDGMADGTAL from the coding sequence ATGAGCACTGCTTCTGTACTCATCGCCCCCGACGACGTCGACCGCGGACCAGCGCCGCGCTACACCTTGTTGCTGTCCACCGATGCTGCGCTCGTCGAAGCCGGGCAGCGGCTCCGTCACGATGTGTTCACCTCCGAGCCCGGGTTCGCGGTCTCGGGCGCCAGCCCGGGCTTCGAGGTAGGCCGTGACGCCGACCGGTTCGACGAGCACTGCGATCACCTGCTGGTCCGCGAGGACACCTCGGGGGAACTGGTGGGCTGTTACCGGATGCTGCCGCCTGCGGGCGCGATCGCGGCCGGTGGGCTGTACACCGCAACGGAGTTCGACGTGCGCGGTCTCGACGCACTGCGTCCGTCGCTGGTCGAGATGGGCCGCGCGGTGGTACGGGCCGATCACCGCAACGGCTCGGTGGTGCTCCTGATGTGGGCCGGCATCCTGGCCTACCTGGACCGCTGCGGCTACGACTACGTGACCGGTTGCGTCTCGGTCCCGGTGCTGGGGACGGCCGACGAGGCGCCCGGCGCCCAGATCCGCGGCGTCCGTGACTTCGTGCGCCGCCGCCACGGCGCCCCCGCGCAGTTCACCGTCCACCCCTACCGGCCCGTGACGGTCGACGGCAAGGATCTCGACGACATCGAGCCGCCGGCCAGGGTCACGGTGCCGCCGCTCATGCGCGGATATCTGCGACTCGGCGCCCAGGTCTGCGGCGAGCCTGCACACGACCCCGACTTCGGGGTCGGCGACTTCCCGGCGCTGCTCGACAAGCGCCGGGCCGACACCCGGTACCTGCGCAGGCTCAGATCGGTCGGAGCGGCCACCGCGATGGGCGACGGGATGGCTGACGGGACGGCACTGTGA
- a CDS encoding electron transfer flavoprotein subunit alpha/FixB family protein, which produces MAEVLVLAEHAEGALKKVTSELITAARKLGEPSAVVVGAPGTAEPLIDGLKAAGAAKIYVAESEDAENYLITPYVDVLASLVESASPAAVLLSANADGKEIAGRLAARTGSGVLSDVVDVQEGGKAVHSIFGGAFTVEAEATGELPVITLRAGSVDAEPSDGAGEVVTVEVPAQAENATKITKREPAVQGDRPELTEATVVVSGGRGVGSAENFSVVEELADSLSGAVGASRAAVDSGYYPGQFQVGQTGKTVSPQLYIALGISGAIQHRAGMQTSKTIIAVNKDEEAPIFEIADLGVVGDLFKVAPQLTEAIKARKG; this is translated from the coding sequence ATGGCTGAAGTACTCGTGCTCGCCGAGCACGCCGAAGGCGCGTTGAAGAAGGTCACCTCGGAACTGATCACCGCTGCCCGCAAGCTGGGCGAGCCGTCGGCCGTCGTCGTCGGCGCGCCGGGCACCGCCGAACCGCTCATCGACGGTCTCAAGGCCGCCGGCGCCGCCAAGATCTACGTCGCGGAGTCCGAGGACGCCGAGAACTACCTCATCACTCCCTACGTCGATGTGCTGGCGTCGCTGGTCGAGTCGGCATCGCCGGCCGCGGTCCTGTTGTCGGCCAACGCCGACGGCAAGGAGATCGCCGGCCGTTTGGCGGCGCGCACCGGTTCCGGTGTGCTCTCCGACGTCGTCGACGTCCAGGAAGGCGGCAAGGCCGTCCACTCGATCTTCGGTGGTGCGTTCACCGTCGAGGCCGAGGCGACCGGCGAGCTGCCCGTGATCACCTTGCGCGCCGGATCGGTGGACGCCGAACCCTCCGACGGCGCCGGCGAGGTCGTCACCGTCGAGGTGCCCGCACAGGCCGAGAATGCGACGAAGATCACCAAGCGCGAGCCCGCAGTCCAGGGTGACCGTCCGGAGCTGACCGAAGCGACCGTCGTCGTCTCCGGTGGCCGCGGTGTCGGCAGTGCCGAGAACTTCTCGGTGGTCGAGGAACTGGCTGACTCGCTCAGCGGCGCCGTTGGCGCCTCGCGCGCTGCGGTCGACTCCGGCTACTACCCGGGCCAGTTCCAGGTGGGCCAGACCGGCAAGACGGTGTCGCCGCAGCTCTACATCGCCCTGGGCATCTCGGGGGCGATCCAGCACCGTGCCGGTATGCAGACGTCCAAGACGATCATCGCGGTGAACAAGGACGAGGAGGCGCCGATCTTCGAGATCGCCGACCTCGGCGTCGTCGGCGACCTGTTCAAGGTCGCACCACAGCTGACGGAGGCCATTAAGGCCCGCAAGGGCTGA
- a CDS encoding electron transfer flavoprotein subunit beta/FixA family protein, whose amino-acid sequence MTNIVVLIKQVPDTWSERKLSDGDYTLDREAADAVLDEINERAVEEALLIKEREGGDSTVTVLTAGPERATEAIRKALSMGADKAVHLVDEGMHGSDMVQTGWALARALGTIEGTELVIAGNEATDGTGGAVPAIIAEYLGLPQLTHVRKLSVENGKVIGERETDDGLFTLEASLPAVVSVNEKINEPRFPSFKGIMAAKKKEVTKLTLAEIGVEGDEVGGANAGTKVLSSTPKPPKTAGEKVTDEGEGGTKVAEYLVAQKII is encoded by the coding sequence ATGACGAACATCGTGGTCCTGATCAAACAGGTCCCTGACACCTGGTCGGAGCGCAAGCTGTCCGACGGCGACTACACGCTCGACCGAGAGGCCGCCGATGCGGTGCTCGACGAGATCAACGAGCGCGCCGTCGAGGAAGCGCTGCTGATCAAGGAGCGCGAAGGCGGCGACAGCACCGTGACGGTCCTGACGGCGGGTCCCGAGCGCGCCACCGAGGCCATCCGCAAGGCACTGTCGATGGGCGCCGACAAGGCCGTGCATCTGGTCGACGAGGGCATGCACGGCTCCGACATGGTGCAGACCGGCTGGGCGCTCGCCCGCGCTCTGGGGACCATCGAGGGCACTGAGCTCGTCATCGCCGGCAACGAGGCCACCGACGGCACGGGCGGCGCGGTCCCGGCGATCATCGCCGAGTACCTCGGCTTGCCGCAGCTGACCCACGTCCGCAAGCTGAGCGTCGAGAACGGCAAGGTCATCGGCGAGCGCGAGACCGACGATGGCCTGTTCACGCTGGAGGCCTCACTGCCGGCCGTGGTGAGCGTGAACGAGAAGATCAACGAGCCGCGCTTCCCGTCCTTCAAGGGCATCATGGCCGCCAAGAAGAAGGAAGTGACCAAGCTCACGCTCGCCGAGATCGGCGTGGAGGGCGACGAGGTCGGCGGCGCCAACGCCGGCACCAAGGTGCTGTCCTCGACCCCGAAGCCGCCGAAGACAGCGGGCGAGAAGGTCACCGACGAGGGCGAGGGCGGCACGAAGGTCGCCGAGTACCTCGTGGCGCAGAAGATCATCTAG
- a CDS encoding class I SAM-dependent methyltransferase, translated as MSASFLTDGSDLPLTGERTVPGLAEENYWFRRHEVVYARLADRCAGRDVLEAGCGEGYGADLIASVARHVTGLDYDEATVNHVRARYPRVEMRHGNLASLPLGDGTVDVVVNFQVIEHLWDQGGFVAECLRVLRPGGVLLMSTPNRITFSPGRDTPVNPFHTRELDAAELTELLTAQGFSLEAMLGVYHGPRLAELDARHGGSLIDAQIARALADAPWPADLLADVASVTIDDFDLVESGDGRHIDDSLDLVAIAVRP; from the coding sequence ATGAGCGCCTCATTCCTCACCGACGGTTCGGACCTGCCTCTCACCGGCGAGCGCACGGTTCCGGGGTTGGCGGAGGAGAACTACTGGTTCCGCCGCCACGAGGTCGTCTACGCGCGACTGGCGGACCGTTGCGCCGGCCGCGACGTGCTCGAGGCGGGCTGCGGCGAGGGCTACGGCGCCGACCTCATCGCCTCCGTGGCCCGCCACGTCACCGGGTTGGACTACGACGAGGCCACCGTCAACCATGTGCGGGCCCGCTACCCACGGGTCGAGATGCGGCACGGGAACCTGGCGTCTCTGCCGCTCGGCGACGGCACCGTCGATGTCGTCGTCAACTTCCAGGTGATCGAGCACCTCTGGGACCAGGGTGGGTTCGTCGCCGAATGCCTGCGCGTGCTGCGGCCCGGCGGCGTGCTGCTGATGTCGACACCGAACCGCATCACCTTCTCCCCCGGTCGTGACACCCCGGTCAACCCGTTCCACACCCGCGAACTCGACGCCGCCGAATTGACGGAACTGCTGACCGCACAGGGGTTTTCACTGGAGGCGATGCTCGGCGTGTACCACGGGCCGCGACTGGCCGAGCTGGACGCCCGCCACGGCGGGTCGCTGATCGACGCCCAGATCGCCCGGGCGCTGGCCGACGCGCCGTGGCCCGCGGACCTGCTCGCCGACGTCGCGTCGGTCACGATCGACGACTTCGACCTGGTCGAGTCGGGGGACGGCCGCCACATTGATGACAGCCTCGACCTGGTGGCGATCGCGGTGCGCCCGTGA
- a CDS encoding 1,4-alpha-glucan branching protein domain-containing protein, with translation MTTSEPVPGVFTLVLHTHLPWLAHHGRWPVGEEWLYQSWAASYLPLMRVLRRLAAEDRRHLVTLGMTPVVTAQLDDPYCLSGMHHWLANWQLRALESTTLAEPLRRFGIREHAEAGQALDDFATLWAHGASPLLRSLIDAGTIELLGGPLAHPFQPLLHPRLREFALREGLADARQRFAHTPVGIWAPECAYAPGMESDYAAAGIAHFMVDGPSLHGDTALGRPVGSSDVVAFGRDLQVSYRVWSPKSGYPGHAAYRDFHTYDHTTGLKPARVTGRNVPSEGKAPYDPDRADRAIDAHVDDFVALVRQRLLDESERIGRPAHVIAAFDTELFGHWWYEGPVWLERVLRALPRAGVRIGTLSDAKADGFVGSPVELPPSSWGSGKDWQVWAGEQVADLVQLNGEVVDTALTAVDKALGQTDTPPARNFVADQILRETLLTVSSDWPFMVSKDSAADYARYRAHLHAHATREIADALASGRGEQAQRLAEGWHRADGLFGALDARRLPR, from the coding sequence GTGACCACGAGCGAGCCCGTCCCGGGCGTCTTCACCCTCGTCCTGCACACCCACCTGCCGTGGTTGGCCCATCACGGCCGCTGGCCGGTCGGCGAAGAGTGGCTCTACCAGTCGTGGGCGGCGTCGTACCTGCCGTTGATGCGGGTGTTGCGCAGGCTGGCCGCCGAGGACCGCCGCCATCTGGTGACGCTCGGCATGACGCCGGTGGTGACGGCTCAGCTCGACGACCCGTACTGCCTGTCGGGTATGCACCACTGGCTGGCCAACTGGCAGCTTCGTGCCCTGGAGTCGACCACGTTGGCGGAGCCGTTGCGCCGGTTCGGTATTCGCGAACACGCCGAGGCCGGTCAGGCGCTCGACGACTTCGCCACCCTGTGGGCACACGGCGCCAGCCCGTTGCTGCGTTCCCTGATCGACGCCGGGACCATCGAACTGCTCGGCGGGCCGCTGGCGCATCCGTTCCAGCCGCTGCTGCATCCGCGGCTGCGGGAATTCGCACTGCGCGAGGGACTGGCCGACGCACGACAGCGGTTCGCCCACACCCCGGTAGGCATCTGGGCGCCCGAGTGCGCTTATGCGCCGGGGATGGAATCCGACTACGCCGCAGCGGGTATCGCGCATTTCATGGTCGACGGCCCGTCGTTGCACGGCGACACCGCGCTGGGCCGGCCGGTCGGGTCCTCCGACGTCGTCGCGTTCGGCCGCGACCTGCAGGTCAGCTACCGGGTGTGGTCGCCGAAGTCGGGCTACCCCGGCCACGCGGCCTATCGCGACTTCCACACCTACGACCACACGACCGGCCTCAAGCCGGCGCGCGTCACCGGCCGCAATGTGCCATCCGAGGGCAAGGCGCCGTACGACCCCGATCGCGCCGACCGCGCGATCGACGCCCACGTCGACGACTTCGTCGCGCTGGTGCGCCAGCGACTGCTCGACGAGAGCGAGCGCATCGGCAGGCCCGCACACGTCATCGCGGCGTTCGACACCGAACTGTTCGGACACTGGTGGTACGAGGGACCCGTGTGGCTCGAGCGGGTGCTGCGGGCGTTGCCGCGGGCGGGCGTGCGGATCGGTACGCTATCCGACGCCAAGGCCGACGGGTTCGTCGGCTCGCCGGTAGAATTACCCCCCAGCTCATGGGGTTCGGGCAAGGACTGGCAGGTGTGGGCCGGTGAGCAGGTGGCCGATCTGGTGCAGTTGAACGGCGAGGTCGTCGACACCGCGCTGACCGCCGTCGACAAGGCGCTCGGCCAGACCGACACCCCGCCTGCACGCAACTTCGTCGCCGACCAGATCCTGCGCGAGACGCTGCTCACGGTCTCGAGCGACTGGCCGTTCATGGTGAGCAAGGATTCGGCGGCCGACTACGCCCGCTACCGTGCGCATCTGCATGCGCACGCGACCCGTGAGATCGCCGACGCTCTCGCCTCCGGTCGTGGCGAGCAGGCGCAGCGACTCGCCGAAGGCTGGCACCGCGCCGACGGACTGTTCGGCGCCCTCGACGCCCGGCGGCTGCCGCGGTGA
- a CDS encoding glycosyltransferase family 4 protein: MKVLMVSWEYPPVVVGGLGRHVHHLATALAEADHEVVVLSRRPTDTDPSTHPSTDEMAEGVRVIAAAQDPHEFDFAGDLMAWTLAMGHAMVRAGLAIRGPRGRPWCPDVVHAHDWLVAHPAVALAQSFDVPLVSTIHATEAGRHSGWVSGRISRQVHAIESWLVHESDSLITCSRSMSDEISELFGPGIAETRVIRNGIDVARWPFAERTPRTGPAQLLYLGRLEYEKGIHDAIAALPRIRRTHPGTTLTVAGEGTQLDWLIEQARKHKVLKAVSFVGQLGHDALVRALHTADAAVLPSRYEPFGIVALEAAATGVPLVVSDVGGLGEAVLDGETGVSYPPRDVAALAAAVRTVLDDPQTAQRRAVAARQRLTSEFEWHCIAGETAQVYLAAKRREREPHRRRIIVEHALPGR; encoded by the coding sequence ATGAAGGTCCTGATGGTGTCGTGGGAGTACCCGCCGGTGGTCGTCGGCGGGTTGGGCCGACACGTCCACCACCTGGCCACCGCACTGGCCGAGGCGGATCACGAGGTCGTCGTGCTGAGCCGTCGTCCCACCGACACCGACCCGAGCACACATCCGTCCACCGACGAGATGGCCGAAGGCGTACGGGTGATCGCGGCGGCACAGGATCCGCACGAATTCGACTTCGCCGGCGACCTGATGGCATGGACGCTGGCGATGGGCCACGCGATGGTCCGCGCCGGTCTGGCCATCCGCGGGCCACGCGGCCGGCCGTGGTGCCCCGACGTGGTGCACGCCCACGACTGGCTGGTCGCCCACCCCGCCGTCGCACTCGCCCAGAGCTTCGATGTGCCACTGGTTTCCACCATCCACGCCACCGAAGCCGGCAGGCACTCGGGGTGGGTATCGGGCCGCATCAGCCGACAGGTGCACGCGATTGAGTCGTGGCTCGTGCACGAATCCGACTCGCTGATCACGTGTTCCCGGTCGATGAGCGACGAGATCAGCGAGCTGTTCGGCCCCGGGATCGCCGAGACTCGCGTCATTCGCAACGGAATCGACGTCGCGCGTTGGCCCTTCGCCGAACGCACACCTCGCACGGGCCCTGCGCAGCTGCTCTATCTCGGCCGTCTCGAGTACGAGAAGGGCATTCACGACGCCATCGCGGCCCTGCCCCGGATCCGGCGTACGCACCCCGGAACAACGTTGACCGTCGCAGGCGAGGGTACCCAGTTGGACTGGCTGATCGAGCAGGCGCGAAAGCACAAGGTGCTCAAGGCCGTGTCGTTCGTGGGCCAGCTCGGCCACGATGCGTTGGTGCGTGCGCTGCACACCGCCGACGCCGCCGTGCTGCCGAGCCGTTACGAGCCGTTCGGCATCGTCGCGCTCGAGGCGGCGGCGACAGGTGTTCCGCTGGTGGTCTCCGATGTCGGCGGTCTCGGTGAGGCGGTGCTCGACGGCGAGACCGGTGTGTCGTATCCGCCGCGCGATGTGGCCGCGCTGGCCGCCGCCGTTCGCACCGTGCTCGACGACCCGCAGACCGCTCAGCGGCGCGCCGTGGCCGCGCGCCAGCGGCTGACTTCGGAATTCGAATGGCATTGCATCGCAGGCGAAACCGCACAGGTGTATCTGGCGGCCAAGCGCCGCGAACGCGAACCGCACCGGCGGCGGATCATCGTCGAGCACGCCCTGCCGGGACGGTAG